One stretch of Meriones unguiculatus strain TT.TT164.6M chromosome 7, Bangor_MerUng_6.1, whole genome shotgun sequence DNA includes these proteins:
- the G6pc3 gene encoding glucose-6-phosphatase 3 isoform X2 — MITGAALWPIMTAISSQVASRYRSPWIRVIPSLAYCTFLLAVGLSRVFLLAHFPHQVLAGLISGVVLGWLMAHRVPMERELSFYGLTALALMLGASLMYWTLFTLGLDLSWSVSLASKWCERPEWVHLDSRPFASLSRDSGAALGLGIALHSPCYAQIRRAHLGKGQKIACFLLAIGLLFFLEWLGHPPQMSLFYIFNFLKYTLWPCLVLALVPWVVHTFSAQEAPPIRSS, encoded by the exons ATGATCACAGGAGCAGCTCTTTGGCCCATAATGACGGCCATTTCTTCTCAGGTGGCCTCTCGGTACCGCAG CCCCTGGATTAGGGTGATTCCTAGCTTGGCTTATTGCACCTTCCTGTTGGCAGTCGGCCTCTCTCGGGTCTTCCTCTTAGCACATTTCCCTCACCAGGTGTTGGCTGGCCTTATAAGTG GTGTCGTCCTTGGCTGGCTGATGGCCCACCGGGTGCCCATGGAGCGAGAGCTTAGCTTTTATGGGTTGACTGCTCTGGCCCTCATGCTGGGTGCCAGCCTCATGTATTGGACTCTCTTTACACTGGGCCTCGATCTCTCCTG GTCCGTCAGCCTGGCTTCCAAGTGGTGTGAGCGGCCCGAGTGGGTGCACCTGGATAGCCGGCCCTTTGCCTCACTGAGCCGTGACTCAGGAGCTGCTCTGGGTCTAGGCATTGCCCTCCACTCTCCTTGTTATGCCCAGATACGGCGGGCACATCTAGGAAAAGGCCAGAAAATAGCTTGCTTTCTGCTGGCCATAGGGCTGCTGTTCTTCCTGGAATGGCTGGGCCACCCACCTCAGATGAGCCTCTTCTACATCTTCAACTTCCTCAAATATACTCTCTGGCCATGCCTGGTCTTGGCCCTTGTGCCCTGGGTGGTACACACATTCAGTGCCCAGGAAGCACCGCCCATTCGCTCCTCTTGA
- the G6pc3 gene encoding glucose-6-phosphatase 3 isoform X1 — protein MESTLSAGIAMAEALQNRLPGLENMWLWVTFLGDPKNLFVFYFPAAYYTSRRLGISVLWITFITEWLNLVFKWVLFGDRPFWWVHESGYSTQTPVQIRQFPSSCETGPGSPSGHCMITGAALWPIMTAISSQVASRYRSPWIRVIPSLAYCTFLLAVGLSRVFLLAHFPHQVLAGLISGVVLGWLMAHRVPMERELSFYGLTALALMLGASLMYWTLFTLGLDLSWSVSLASKWCERPEWVHLDSRPFASLSRDSGAALGLGIALHSPCYAQIRRAHLGKGQKIACFLLAIGLLFFLEWLGHPPQMSLFYIFNFLKYTLWPCLVLALVPWVVHTFSAQEAPPIRSS, from the exons ATGGAGTCCACGCTGAGCGCGGGCATCGCGATGGCTGAAGCGCTGCAGAACCGGCTCCCCGGGCTAGAGAATATGTGGCTCTGGGTCACCTTTCTGGGCGATCCCAAGAACctctttgtgttttatttcccCGCGGCCTACTACACCTCTCGCCGTCTGGGTATCTCCGTGCTGTGGATCACCTTCATTACTGAGTGGCTCAACCTCGTCTTCAAGTG GGTTCTGTTTGGAGACAGGCCTTTTTGGTGGGTGCATGAGTCCGGGTACTCCACCCAGACTCCAGTCCAGATTCGCCAGTTCCCCTCTTCTTGTGAGACTGGTCCAG GCAGCCCTTCCGGTCACTGCATGATCACAGGAGCAGCTCTTTGGCCCATAATGACGGCCATTTCTTCTCAGGTGGCCTCTCGGTACCGCAG CCCCTGGATTAGGGTGATTCCTAGCTTGGCTTATTGCACCTTCCTGTTGGCAGTCGGCCTCTCTCGGGTCTTCCTCTTAGCACATTTCCCTCACCAGGTGTTGGCTGGCCTTATAAGTG GTGTCGTCCTTGGCTGGCTGATGGCCCACCGGGTGCCCATGGAGCGAGAGCTTAGCTTTTATGGGTTGACTGCTCTGGCCCTCATGCTGGGTGCCAGCCTCATGTATTGGACTCTCTTTACACTGGGCCTCGATCTCTCCTG GTCCGTCAGCCTGGCTTCCAAGTGGTGTGAGCGGCCCGAGTGGGTGCACCTGGATAGCCGGCCCTTTGCCTCACTGAGCCGTGACTCAGGAGCTGCTCTGGGTCTAGGCATTGCCCTCCACTCTCCTTGTTATGCCCAGATACGGCGGGCACATCTAGGAAAAGGCCAGAAAATAGCTTGCTTTCTGCTGGCCATAGGGCTGCTGTTCTTCCTGGAATGGCTGGGCCACCCACCTCAGATGAGCCTCTTCTACATCTTCAACTTCCTCAAATATACTCTCTGGCCATGCCTGGTCTTGGCCCTTGTGCCCTGGGTGGTACACACATTCAGTGCCCAGGAAGCACCGCCCATTCGCTCCTCTTGA